One genomic window of Streptomyces sp. NBC_01498 includes the following:
- a CDS encoding GTPase, translating to MADVTDVATLPEGPGETGTGTASGAEGTAGANGATGAEGEAHPPKEGAADGGGRRWNDGLIARHAAGRKGANGTAVTVGVEGIDGDDDVSAGAEGHQPIGGAYEGPLRVRLDALRELVGLSRTRIEGTTLAEAGRLLDEASTRQRLSSRHTVVAIAGATGSGKSTLFNALAEVPISETGLRRPTTSAPIACVWSEGAAGLLDRLAIPGRLRRRPLAGGDGDEELKGLVLIDLPDHDSAVVAHRDQVDRVLALVDAVIWVVDPEKYADAALHERYLRPLAGHAEITFVVLNQVDRLPGDAADQVLDDLRRLLDEDGMALGEHGEPGATVLPISALTGRGVGELRELIGRFVQERNAAARRLSADVDAAAARLRPVYVADGRTGLGERSREEFAERLAWAVGAVAAGETAEREWRRNAGRACGTPWLRLWRWYERTRTPGGGAPRTQVIVEDELTARQRVEQAVRTVADDAAAGLPRPWAQAVREAAVRGAEGLPEALDELALTAGPPSGRPARPAWWPAAVLAQASMTLLQIYGGLWLVGQIVGMLQPGIIPPVLVMLAGIVGGPLVEWTCVAAARGPARRYGQDAERRLREAAAGCGRAKVLDPVAAELMRYREVREQFSTVSGVRR from the coding sequence ATGGCTGACGTGACGGACGTGGCGACACTGCCGGAGGGGCCGGGCGAGACCGGTACCGGGACCGCGAGCGGGGCCGAGGGCACGGCGGGGGCGAACGGCGCGACCGGAGCGGAGGGAGAGGCGCACCCTCCCAAGGAGGGCGCGGCGGACGGCGGGGGACGGCGCTGGAACGACGGGCTGATCGCCCGTCACGCGGCCGGCCGCAAGGGTGCGAACGGCACCGCGGTCACCGTCGGTGTGGAGGGCATCGACGGGGACGACGACGTCTCGGCCGGGGCGGAGGGTCACCAGCCCATCGGGGGCGCCTACGAAGGTCCGTTGCGGGTACGGCTGGACGCCCTGCGCGAGCTGGTGGGGCTCTCCCGTACCCGTATCGAGGGAACCACGCTCGCCGAGGCCGGACGGCTGCTGGACGAGGCGTCCACACGGCAGCGGCTCTCGTCCCGGCACACCGTCGTCGCCATCGCGGGCGCCACCGGCAGCGGCAAGTCGACGCTCTTCAACGCGCTGGCGGAGGTGCCGATCTCGGAGACGGGCCTGCGCAGGCCCACCACCTCCGCGCCCATCGCCTGCGTGTGGTCCGAGGGCGCCGCCGGGCTGCTCGACCGGCTCGCCATCCCTGGGAGGCTGCGTCGGCGGCCACTCGCGGGCGGCGACGGCGACGAGGAACTGAAGGGCCTGGTCCTGATCGACCTGCCCGACCACGACTCCGCCGTCGTGGCGCACCGGGACCAGGTCGACCGGGTGCTGGCCCTGGTCGACGCGGTGATCTGGGTGGTCGACCCGGAGAAGTACGCGGACGCCGCGCTGCACGAGCGCTATCTACGGCCCCTGGCCGGTCACGCGGAGATCACCTTCGTCGTACTGAACCAGGTGGACCGGCTGCCGGGGGACGCCGCCGACCAGGTCCTGGACGATCTGCGCCGGCTGCTCGACGAGGACGGGATGGCGCTCGGCGAACACGGCGAGCCGGGCGCGACGGTGCTCCCCATCTCCGCGCTCACCGGCCGGGGCGTGGGTGAACTGCGCGAACTGATCGGCCGGTTCGTGCAGGAGCGCAACGCCGCCGCCCGCCGGCTGTCCGCCGACGTGGACGCGGCAGCCGCGCGGCTGCGGCCGGTGTACGTGGCCGACGGGCGCACCGGTCTGGGCGAGCGCTCCCGTGAGGAGTTCGCCGAACGGCTCGCCTGGGCGGTCGGCGCGGTGGCCGCGGGCGAGACGGCCGAACGCGAGTGGCGCCGGAACGCGGGCCGCGCCTGCGGCACGCCCTGGCTGCGGCTGTGGCGCTGGTACGAGCGCACCCGGACGCCCGGCGGCGGCGCACCCCGTACCCAGGTGATCGTGGAGGACGAACTGACCGCCCGGCAGCGGGTCGAACAGGCCGTCCGTACGGTCGCGGACGACGCGGCGGCCGGGCTTCCCCGGCCCTGGGCGCAGGCGGTGCGTGAGGCGGCGGTACGCGGTGCCGAGGGGCTGCCGGAGGCCCTGGACGAGCTGGCGCTGACGGCGGGGCCACCGAGCGGGCGCCCGGCCCGTCCCGCGTGGTGGCCGGCGGCGGTGCTCGCCCAGGCGTCCATGACGCTGCTTCAGATCTACGGCGGACTGTGGCTGGTCGGCCAGATCGTCGGCATGCTCCAGCCCGGCATCATCCCGCCCGTGCTGGTGATGCTGGCCGGGATCGTCGGGGGGCCGCTGGTGGAGTGGACGTGCGTGGCGGCGGCGCGGGGACCGGCGCGGCGGTACGGGCAGGACGCCGAGCGGCGGTTGCGCGAGGCGGCGGCGGGATGCGGGCGGGCCAAGGTGCTCGATCCGGTCGCGGCGGAGCTGATGCGGTACCGGGAGGTGCGGGAGCAGTTCTCGACGGTGTCGGGCGTACGGAGATAG
- a CDS encoding single-stranded DNA-binding protein, with amino-acid sequence MNDTVVTLVGNAATGVEYRETPTGGVARFRFAVTPRRWDRRNSAWADGSTSFYTVCAWRNLGANLTASVNVGDPLVVHGRLRVREEAKDGQRRTFVDIDAVSIGHDLTWGTSAFKRVARADPTLTERPAATSAAATAANAATGAGASAGAGERVGAGAGASGGAGRGPAGGGAADEPRPAQPWLPVPDDSPTPAGPVGWPAGPS; translated from the coding sequence ATGAACGACACCGTGGTGACGCTGGTCGGAAACGCCGCGACGGGCGTGGAGTACCGGGAAACACCGACGGGCGGGGTGGCGCGGTTCAGGTTCGCGGTGACTCCGCGCCGCTGGGACCGCCGGAACTCCGCCTGGGCGGACGGGAGCACGAGCTTCTACACGGTCTGCGCGTGGCGGAATCTCGGCGCGAATCTCACCGCGTCGGTCAATGTCGGCGATCCACTGGTCGTGCACGGCCGGCTGCGGGTGCGGGAAGAAGCGAAGGACGGGCAGCGCAGGACGTTCGTGGACATCGACGCGGTGTCGATCGGTCACGATCTGACCTGGGGGACCTCGGCGTTCAAGCGGGTGGCGCGGGCCGATCCGACGCTGACGGAGCGTCCGGCGGCCACGTCGGCGGCGGCCACGGCCGCGAACGCCGCCACGGGCGCCGGTGCGAGCGCGGGAGCGGGCGAGCGGGTGGGCGCGGGCGCGGGTGCAAGCGGGGGTGCGGGCCGGGGTCCGGCCGGGGGCGGAGCGGCGGATGAACCGCGGCCCGCGCAACCCTGGTTGCCCGTACCGGACGACTCACCGACGCCCGCCGGACCGGTCGGGTGGCCGGCCGGACCGTCCTGA